The proteins below come from a single Salinilacihabitans rarus genomic window:
- a CDS encoding succinate dehydrogenase, which produces MAERYSSFAPGGTTWLLQRITAAFLIVVLAFHFFQLHFVTHAAEVDFAGTQARMENVGYFLTMVLFLIAAAFHGVNGVYNALINQGLEGTQKKVVLAVLVVASVALVAQGTWVALVMAGWI; this is translated from the coding sequence ATGGCCGAGCGCTACTCCTCGTTCGCGCCGGGCGGGACGACGTGGCTGCTCCAGCGGATCACCGCCGCGTTCCTGATCGTCGTGCTCGCGTTCCACTTCTTCCAGTTGCACTTCGTCACCCACGCGGCGGAGGTCGACTTCGCCGGGACGCAGGCGCGCATGGAAAACGTTGGGTACTTCCTGACGATGGTGCTATTTCTAATCGCGGCGGCGTTCCACGGCGTCAACGGCGTCTACAACGCGTTGATCAACCAGGGACTCGAGGGTACCCAGAAGAAGGTCGTGCTGGCGGTGCTCGTGGTCGCGAGCGTCGCGCTGGTCGCCCAGGGCACGTGGGTGGCCCTCGTCATGGCGGGGTGGATCTAA
- the sdhC gene encoding succinate dehydrogenase, cytochrome b556 subunit: protein MSQSYNRGLVEDFGRWREFSAGMWAWIFHKFTGWMLIGYLFTHIAVLSSALSGPEAYTGTIQGLEGLFIIRVLEVGLLAVAVFHILNGVRLLLVDLGVGLEAQDKSFYASLVLTGLITVASVPTFLQGVGL, encoded by the coding sequence ATGAGTCAGTCTTACAATCGCGGTCTCGTCGAGGACTTCGGCCGGTGGCGCGAGTTCTCGGCCGGGATGTGGGCGTGGATCTTCCACAAGTTCACCGGGTGGATGCTGATCGGCTACCTGTTCACCCACATCGCCGTGCTGAGCAGCGCGCTGTCCGGGCCCGAAGCGTACACGGGGACGATCCAGGGGCTAGAGGGCCTGTTTATCATCCGGGTGCTCGAGGTCGGACTGCTCGCGGTGGCGGTCTTTCACATCCTCAACGGGGTTCGGCTGCTGCTCGTCGACCTCGGCGTCGGCCTCGAAGCCCAGGACAAGAGCTTCTACGCGTCGCTCGTGCTGACGGGACTCATCACCGTCGCGAGCGTCCCGACGTTCCTCCAGGGGGTGGGCCTCTGA
- a CDS encoding succinylglutamate desuccinylase/aspartoacylase family protein produces MSDDASDAGPSGDSATLAEQDVFTYNGGRVDPGESANIRYGISETYLGDPVRIPVTVINGDHPGPTVFLSAAAHGDELNGIEVVREVAHDWDHANLHGTLVCLPVMNVPGFLAQERYLPIYDRDLNRSFPGSEGSTSARRMAHRIFTNFIEPCDVGIDFHTSTRGRTNMLHVRANMERPEVARLAKAFSSNVIIAGEGPSGTLRHEATEAGIPTITVEMGEAHRFQRRLIERSLTGVASVLAEFGLHPESSVLWPGWRVVIDDADEKTWLRADAGGIVDMKHGSGDLVREGEVICSITNPFKEDDEVEVVEAPFTGLLVGVLENPVVYPGNPLCHLVGLSDTTLSALERELTTQDPFLDTLE; encoded by the coding sequence ATGAGCGACGACGCGTCGGACGCGGGACCGTCCGGCGACTCGGCGACACTCGCCGAACAGGACGTGTTCACCTACAACGGCGGGCGCGTCGACCCCGGCGAGTCCGCGAACATCCGTTACGGCATCAGCGAGACCTACCTCGGCGACCCGGTCCGCATCCCCGTCACCGTCATCAACGGCGACCACCCCGGCCCGACGGTCTTCCTCTCTGCGGCCGCCCACGGCGACGAACTCAACGGCATCGAGGTGGTCCGCGAAGTGGCCCACGACTGGGACCACGCCAACCTCCACGGGACGCTGGTCTGCCTGCCCGTGATGAACGTCCCCGGCTTCCTCGCCCAGGAGCGGTACCTCCCGATCTACGACCGCGACCTGAACCGCTCGTTCCCCGGCAGCGAGGGGTCGACGAGCGCGCGGCGGATGGCCCACCGCATCTTCACGAACTTCATCGAACCCTGTGACGTCGGCATCGACTTCCACACGTCGACGCGCGGGCGGACGAACATGCTCCACGTCCGTGCGAACATGGAACGGCCCGAGGTCGCGCGCCTCGCGAAGGCGTTCAGTTCGAACGTCATCATCGCCGGCGAGGGGCCGTCGGGGACGCTCAGGCACGAGGCGACCGAGGCGGGCATCCCGACGATCACCGTCGAGATGGGCGAGGCCCACCGCTTCCAGCGACGGCTCATCGAGCGCTCGCTGACCGGCGTCGCGAGCGTCCTCGCGGAGTTCGGCCTCCACCCCGAGTCCTCGGTACTCTGGCCCGGGTGGCGCGTCGTCATCGACGACGCCGACGAGAAGACGTGGCTCAGAGCCGACGCGGGCGGCATCGTCGACATGAAACACGGTAGCGGCGACCTCGTCCGCGAGGGCGAGGTGATCTGCTCGATCACCAACCCGTTCAAGGAGGACGACGAGGTCGAGGTCGTCGAGGCGCCGTTTACCGGCCTGCTCGTCGGCGTCCTCGAGAACCCGGTCGTCTACCCGGGCAACCCGCTGTGTCACCTCGTGGGGCTGAGCGACACGACGCTCTCGGCGCTCGAACGAGAACTTACCACGCAGGACCCGTTCCTCGACACGTTGGAGTGA
- a CDS encoding GNAT family N-acetyltransferase codes for MDIREATTADADRIRSIARDSLSASYTEFLDAERIETAVEQWYGEDLTEDLERETSLYLVAETDDGDLAGFSHSELLGEGPETGRIHWIHVDPDHRGRGTGVRLLVRTREELLDVGADRIVSVVLEDNEVGNEFYEAQGFERVGEREIGIGDATYTENVYLEREFEAATDDGSLDDWRAMEAVSIDDETLYVSYGEPVRGSEAPFYTAYRDSEGGKRYGWFCGNCDTVDNAMDSMGRIECNVCGNRRKATRWDASYL; via the coding sequence ATGGACATCCGCGAGGCGACCACGGCCGACGCCGACCGCATCCGGTCGATCGCGCGCGACTCGCTGTCGGCCTCGTACACGGAGTTCCTCGACGCGGAGCGGATCGAGACGGCCGTCGAGCAGTGGTACGGCGAGGACCTGACCGAGGACCTCGAACGGGAGACCTCGCTCTACCTCGTCGCCGAGACCGACGACGGCGACCTCGCGGGTTTCTCCCACAGCGAACTGCTCGGCGAGGGCCCCGAGACGGGGCGGATCCACTGGATCCACGTCGACCCCGACCACCGCGGCCGCGGCACCGGCGTCCGCCTGCTCGTGCGGACCCGGGAGGAACTGCTCGACGTCGGCGCCGACCGCATCGTGAGCGTCGTCCTCGAGGACAACGAGGTCGGAAACGAGTTCTACGAGGCCCAGGGGTTCGAGCGGGTCGGCGAGCGCGAGATCGGGATCGGCGACGCGACCTACACCGAGAACGTCTACCTCGAACGCGAGTTCGAGGCCGCCACCGACGACGGGTCGCTCGACGACTGGCGCGCCATGGAGGCGGTCTCGATCGACGACGAGACGCTGTACGTCAGCTACGGCGAACCCGTCCGCGGCTCGGAGGCCCCGTTCTACACCGCCTACCGGGATTCGGAGGGCGGCAAGCGCTACGGCTGGTTCTGTGGCAACTGCGACACGGTCGACAACGCGATGGACTCGATGGGCCGGATCGAGTGCAACGTCTGTGGCAACCGCCGGAAGGCGACCCGGTGGGACGCCTCGTACCTCTGA
- a CDS encoding RimK family alpha-L-glutamate ligase, whose product MSAEEPVTVGVLSLHTSKETKAILNAVEDLGHEGEWLREETTSVSVRDGSVALEPEVDVIANRMLLSNTEQPCEELGLANTFSQLVPTLNEPKAVLTAIHKLSTATTLAAHDVRVPDVLLALSSDRLNAARGEFGEEAVYKTAIGTHGGGTWKVGPEDPVNAQVGNRYAFLQELIERDDARHHDVRVYVVDGEIVGAMYRYAPDNDWRTNVALGGSVEDATDDLPEEAREMATRAADVVGLDYAGVDLVEGDEGWFVLEVNPTAGFKGLYEATRVSPAPHIAALAIERAGGEVDRERVRELAATLDDSTPAAQPRELTATDGEPAIIGYTEEVVLSGTSGSTTVYAKSDTGANRTSIDTQLAAEIGAGPIKSITRVKSGSSKTTRRRPVVDVVVGVGGKQHTVTASIEDRSHMDYPVILGRDILENYQVDVGRRVDRDAPESPEEEE is encoded by the coding sequence ATGAGCGCCGAGGAGCCCGTGACGGTCGGGGTACTGAGTTTGCACACGAGCAAGGAGACGAAGGCGATTCTCAACGCGGTCGAGGACCTCGGCCACGAGGGCGAGTGGCTCCGCGAGGAGACGACGAGCGTCAGCGTCCGCGACGGGAGCGTCGCCCTCGAACCCGAGGTGGACGTGATCGCGAACCGGATGCTGCTGTCGAACACCGAACAGCCCTGCGAGGAACTCGGGCTGGCGAACACCTTCTCGCAACTCGTCCCCACGCTGAACGAGCCGAAGGCGGTGCTCACGGCGATCCACAAGCTCTCGACGGCGACGACGCTCGCGGCACACGACGTCCGCGTCCCCGACGTGTTGCTCGCGCTCAGCAGCGACCGGCTCAACGCCGCCCGCGGCGAGTTCGGCGAGGAGGCGGTGTACAAGACGGCGATCGGCACCCACGGCGGCGGCACCTGGAAGGTCGGCCCCGAGGATCCGGTCAACGCGCAGGTCGGCAACCGGTACGCGTTCCTGCAGGAACTCATCGAGCGCGACGACGCCCGCCACCACGACGTCCGCGTCTACGTCGTCGACGGCGAAATCGTCGGCGCGATGTACCGCTACGCCCCGGACAACGACTGGCGGACGAACGTCGCCCTCGGCGGCTCCGTCGAGGACGCCACCGACGACCTCCCCGAGGAGGCCCGCGAGATGGCGACGCGCGCGGCCGACGTCGTCGGCCTCGACTACGCCGGCGTCGACCTCGTCGAGGGCGACGAGGGCTGGTTCGTCCTCGAAGTCAACCCCACCGCGGGCTTCAAGGGGCTGTACGAGGCGACCCGCGTCAGCCCTGCCCCTCACATCGCCGCGCTCGCGATCGAGCGCGCCGGCGGCGAGGTCGACCGCGAGCGCGTCCGGGAACTCGCCGCGACGCTCGACGACTCCACGCCGGCGGCCCAGCCGCGCGAACTGACCGCGACGGACGGCGAACCCGCGATCATCGGCTACACCGAGGAGGTCGTCCTCTCGGGGACCAGCGGCTCGACGACCGTCTACGCGAAGTCAGACACCGGCGCGAACCGGACGAGCATCGACACCCAACTGGCCGCCGAGATCGGCGCGGGGCCGATCAAGTCGATCACGCGCGTCAAGTCCGGCAGCAGCAAGACCACCCGGCGCCGCCCCGTCGTCGACGTCGTCGTCGGCGTCGGCGGCAAACAACACACCGTCACCGCCAGCATCGAGGACCGCAGCCACATGGACTACCCCGTCATCCTCGGACGGGACATCCTGGAGAACTATCAGGTCGACGTCGGCCGGCGCGTCGACCGCGACGCCCCCGAGAGCCCCGAGGAAGAGGAGTGA
- the katG gene encoding catalase/peroxidase HPI, producing the protein MLGTDQDWWPNQLDLEILDQNAERVDPRGEAFDYAEEFEQLDLDEVKADVEEVLTTSQEWWPADYGHYGPLMIRMAWHSAGTYRTSDGRGGADGGRQRLPPLNSWPDNANLDKARRLLWPVKQKYGRKLSWADLMILAGNVALESMGFETFGFGGGREDDFKPDKSVYWGPENEMEESDRFGDDGELEEPLGATVMGLIYVNPEGPDGQPDPEAAAERIRESFGRMAMNDEETVALIAGGHTFGKVHGADDPDEHVGAEPEAAPIEQQGLGWENEYGSGNGPDTITSGIEGPWTAAPTRWDTGFVDNLLNYKWWPEKGPGGAWQWTTQDGELDEAAPGVADPAETEDVMMLTTDVALKRDPDYREILERFQENPDEFQDAFAKAWYKLVHRDMGPPERLLGPEVPDEEMLWQDPVPDADYDLIGDEEVAELKEEILASELSVSQLVKTAWAAASTYRDSDKRGGANGARIRLEPQKSWEVNEPDQLKAVLSTYEAIRAEFNGSRSDDVRVSLADLIVLGGNAAVEQAAADAGYDVEVPFEPGRTDATQEQTDVESFEALEPDADGFRNYLPDDHDRPAEESLVNRADLLDLTADEMTVLVGGMRTLGATYQDTDLGVFTHEPETLTNDFFVTVLDMGYEWERVSEDEAVYALYDRETGDVEWEATRVDLVFGSHSRLRAIAEVYAADDGEEQFVRDFVETWHKVMGLDRFDLE; encoded by the coding sequence ATGTTAGGCACCGATCAAGACTGGTGGCCGAACCAGCTGGATCTGGAGATTCTCGATCAGAACGCCGAGCGGGTCGATCCGAGAGGCGAGGCGTTCGACTACGCCGAGGAGTTCGAGCAACTCGACCTCGACGAAGTGAAGGCGGACGTCGAAGAGGTGCTGACGACGTCCCAGGAGTGGTGGCCGGCGGACTACGGCCACTACGGCCCGCTGATGATCCGGATGGCCTGGCACAGCGCCGGCACGTACCGGACCAGCGACGGCCGCGGGGGCGCCGACGGCGGTCGACAGCGCCTCCCGCCGCTCAACAGCTGGCCCGACAACGCGAACCTCGACAAGGCGCGTCGGCTGCTCTGGCCCGTCAAGCAGAAGTACGGCCGCAAACTCTCGTGGGCCGACCTGATGATCCTTGCCGGGAACGTCGCGCTGGAGTCGATGGGCTTCGAGACGTTCGGCTTCGGCGGCGGACGCGAGGACGACTTCAAGCCCGACAAGTCGGTTTACTGGGGGCCCGAGAACGAGATGGAGGAATCCGATCGGTTCGGCGACGACGGGGAACTCGAGGAGCCGCTGGGCGCCACCGTGATGGGGCTCATCTACGTCAACCCCGAGGGCCCGGACGGCCAGCCGGACCCTGAGGCGGCCGCGGAACGAATTCGAGAGTCGTTCGGTCGCATGGCGATGAACGACGAGGAGACGGTCGCGCTGATCGCCGGCGGGCACACGTTCGGGAAGGTCCACGGCGCAGACGACCCCGACGAACACGTCGGTGCCGAGCCCGAAGCGGCCCCCATCGAGCAGCAGGGCCTGGGCTGGGAGAACGAGTACGGCTCCGGCAACGGTCCCGACACGATCACTAGCGGAATCGAAGGGCCGTGGACCGCCGCGCCGACCCGGTGGGACACCGGCTTCGTCGACAACCTGCTGAACTACAAGTGGTGGCCCGAGAAGGGACCCGGCGGCGCGTGGCAGTGGACCACGCAGGACGGTGAACTCGACGAGGCCGCACCGGGCGTCGCGGATCCCGCGGAGACCGAGGACGTGATGATGCTGACGACGGACGTCGCCCTGAAGCGGGATCCGGACTACCGGGAGATCCTAGAGCGCTTCCAGGAGAACCCCGACGAGTTCCAGGACGCCTTCGCGAAGGCGTGGTACAAGCTGGTCCACCGCGACATGGGCCCGCCGGAACGGCTCCTCGGTCCGGAAGTGCCCGACGAGGAGATGCTCTGGCAGGACCCGGTGCCCGACGCCGACTACGACCTCATCGGGGACGAGGAGGTCGCCGAACTCAAAGAGGAGATCCTCGCGTCGGAGCTCTCGGTCTCCCAGCTAGTCAAGACCGCCTGGGCGGCGGCGTCGACCTACCGCGACAGCGACAAGCGCGGCGGCGCCAACGGCGCCCGCATCCGCCTCGAACCCCAGAAGAGCTGGGAGGTCAACGAGCCGGACCAGTTGAAGGCGGTGCTCTCGACCTACGAAGCGATTCGGGCGGAGTTCAACGGCTCGCGATCGGACGACGTGCGGGTCTCGCTGGCCGACCTGATCGTGCTGGGTGGCAACGCCGCCGTCGAGCAGGCCGCGGCTGACGCCGGCTACGACGTCGAGGTGCCGTTCGAACCGGGCCGGACCGACGCCACGCAGGAACAGACCGACGTCGAGTCCTTCGAGGCGCTCGAACCCGACGCGGACGGGTTCCGTAACTACCTCCCGGACGACCACGACCGTCCGGCCGAGGAGTCGCTGGTGAACAGGGCCGACCTCCTCGATCTGACGGCCGACGAGATGACGGTGCTGGTCGGCGGCATGCGCACGCTGGGCGCGACCTATCAGGACACGGATCTGGGCGTTTTCACCCACGAGCCGGAGACGCTGACCAACGACTTCTTCGTGACCGTCCTCGACATGGGCTACGAGTGGGAACGGGTTTCCGAGGACGAAGCGGTCTACGCGCTGTACGACCGCGAAACGGGCGACGTCGAGTGGGAAGCGACCCGCGTCGACCTCGTCTTCGGGTCGCACTCCCGGCTCCGCGCCATCGCGGAGGTCTACGCGGCCGACGACGGCGAGGAGCAGTTCGTGCGTGACTTCGTGGAGACGTGGCACAAGGTGATGGGACTCGATCGCTTCGACCTCGAGTAA
- a CDS encoding DNA-3-methyladenine glycosylase family protein, which produces MADPESVLREDPVLAPVIDRRDPHPLDPVENEFERLCVSIVNQQLSTASAAAVRERVFDVLGGTVTPDAVLDAPRDPLLEAGLSRTKVDYVKNAARAFRERDLTREGLAGRTNEEVIAELTRITGVGEWTANMYLIFVLQRPDVLPLGDLGIRRGIEQLYNDGEELSRAEMREVAAPWRPFRSTATRYIWAEYEAEG; this is translated from the coding sequence ATGGCCGACCCCGAATCCGTCCTGCGGGAGGATCCCGTTCTCGCGCCCGTGATCGACCGGCGCGATCCGCACCCGCTCGACCCCGTCGAGAACGAGTTCGAGCGCCTCTGCGTGTCGATCGTCAACCAGCAACTGTCGACGGCGAGCGCGGCCGCGGTCCGCGAGCGGGTGTTCGACGTCCTCGGCGGTACCGTCACCCCCGACGCCGTCCTCGACGCGCCGCGGGACCCCCTCCTCGAGGCGGGCCTCTCGCGGACGAAAGTCGACTACGTGAAAAACGCCGCGCGGGCCTTCCGGGAGCGGGACCTCACCCGGGAGGGCCTCGCCGGGCGGACGAACGAGGAGGTGATCGCGGAGTTGACCCGCATCACGGGCGTCGGGGAGTGGACCGCGAACATGTACCTCATCTTCGTCCTCCAGCGGCCCGACGTCCTCCCGCTGGGTGACCTGGGGATTCGGCGGGGGATCGAGCAGCTATACAACGACGGCGAGGAACTGTCGCGGGCGGAGATGCGCGAGGTCGCCGCCCCCTGGCGCCCGTTCCGGAGCACCGCGACGCGGTACATCTGGGCGGAGTACGAGGCGGAGGGCTGA
- a CDS encoding metal-dependent hydrolase, which produces MQPPVHLAVGYLCYAAYARWRWDRPPVSGPAVAAVVGAALPDLVDKPLWLLGAAPVGRTVAHSLPVAVPLAAAGWLLARRAGRPAVGVAFAVGVLSHLAADVPWHLLAGASAELGFLLWPVTSTPAYTGTKPLGSVASVAVTTLWLEAVILVAGLAVWWRDGAPGLRGGASESEERVR; this is translated from the coding sequence ATGCAGCCACCCGTCCACCTCGCCGTCGGCTACCTCTGTTACGCCGCCTACGCGCGGTGGCGGTGGGATCGGCCGCCCGTGAGCGGGCCCGCCGTCGCCGCCGTCGTCGGCGCGGCCCTCCCCGATCTGGTGGACAAGCCCCTCTGGCTGCTCGGCGCGGCGCCGGTCGGCCGGACCGTCGCCCACTCGCTGCCGGTCGCCGTCCCGCTGGCCGCGGCGGGGTGGCTGCTCGCGCGCCGCGCCGGGCGCCCCGCGGTCGGCGTCGCGTTCGCCGTCGGCGTGCTCTCGCACCTCGCGGCGGACGTCCCGTGGCACCTCCTCGCCGGTGCGTCCGCCGAACTCGGCTTCCTGCTGTGGCCCGTCACCTCGACGCCCGCGTACACCGGCACGAAACCCCTCGGGAGCGTCGCCAGCGTCGCGGTGACGACGCTGTGGCTCGAAGCCGTGATCCTCGTCGCCGGCCTCGCCGTCTGGTGGCGCGACGGGGCGCCGGGGCTCCGAGGCGGGGCGTCGGAATCGGAAGAACGAGTCCGGTGA
- a CDS encoding heavy metal translocating P-type ATPase codes for MSDAAESPESRRTLELRVPEMDCPSCAGKVRSSVDRLDGIEDVDAHVTSGRLLVTYDPDATSDEAVRERVEAAGYAIESAGREQSFAVPEMDCPSCASKVEKALDDVDGVLAAETRPTSGRVVATVEDGTDPDAVAGAIESAGYGAERIEAGSDGVGAPMAVWRSRRAATTGVGAVLLALGGALASLLPEANATAFDLPGRAVALSDLLFVAAAAVAGTAILRNGYYSARNRSLDIDFLMSVGILASVAAGHPFEGATLAVLYSVAELLEQFSMDRARDSLRELMDLSPETATIRREDGTEETVPAEAVEVGDVVIVRPGERIPTDGVVRAGESAVNQAPITGESVPVDRSTGDEVYAGTIAESGYLEVEATSEAGESTIARIVRLVEDAERERTKREQFVDRFADVYTPIVVVLAVAVAVGPPLVVGASWNTWFLRGLTLLVIACPCAFVISTPVSVVSGVTSAARNGVLIKGGRHLEAVGESDVLAVDKTGTLTEGDLSVTDVIPLEGADEETVLRRAAAVERRSEHPVARSIVGHAEERGIDVDAREVAEFEALTGEGVRADVDGLAHYVGKPDLFEGLADLEHVHATTDGGVALEEMGYGTRSQCDREGCVDVLSEVVPDLEAEGKTVVVVGTEDGPIGVVGVADRVRPEAEWAVSRLHEAGVRVVMLTGDNEGTARAIAERVGIEEYHAELLPEEKLEWISRLEADEEDGGVTMVGDGINDAPALATATVGVAMGAAGTDTALETADVALMSDDLTRLPYLYDLSRRANGVIRQNIWSSLAVKAVLAAGAPIGLVTVIHAVVIGDMGMSLGVTGNAMRLSRVEPETPEDPE; via the coding sequence ATGAGTGATGCCGCCGAGTCCCCGGAGTCGAGACGGACCCTCGAACTCCGGGTGCCGGAGATGGACTGTCCCTCCTGTGCCGGGAAAGTACGATCGAGCGTCGACCGCCTCGACGGCATCGAGGACGTCGACGCGCACGTGACGAGCGGTCGCCTGCTCGTGACCTACGACCCGGACGCGACGAGCGACGAGGCCGTCCGCGAGCGCGTCGAGGCCGCCGGCTACGCCATCGAGTCCGCGGGCCGGGAACAGTCGTTCGCGGTCCCGGAGATGGACTGCCCCTCCTGTGCCTCGAAGGTCGAGAAGGCGCTCGACGACGTCGACGGCGTCCTCGCGGCCGAGACCCGCCCCACCTCGGGACGGGTGGTCGCGACGGTCGAAGACGGGACCGACCCGGACGCGGTCGCCGGAGCGATCGAGTCCGCGGGCTACGGCGCCGAGCGGATCGAGGCGGGAAGCGACGGCGTCGGCGCGCCGATGGCCGTCTGGCGCAGTCGCCGCGCGGCGACGACTGGAGTCGGCGCGGTCCTGCTCGCGCTCGGCGGCGCGCTGGCGTCGCTGCTGCCCGAGGCGAACGCGACGGCGTTCGACCTACCCGGGCGCGCGGTCGCGCTCTCCGATCTGCTGTTCGTCGCGGCCGCCGCGGTCGCGGGCACGGCGATCCTGCGCAACGGCTACTACTCGGCGCGCAACCGCAGCCTCGACATCGACTTCCTGATGAGCGTCGGTATCCTCGCGAGCGTGGCCGCGGGCCACCCCTTCGAGGGGGCGACGCTCGCGGTGCTCTACAGCGTCGCCGAGTTGCTCGAACAGTTCTCGATGGACCGCGCGCGGGACTCGCTGCGCGAGTTGATGGACCTCTCGCCGGAGACGGCGACGATCCGTCGCGAGGACGGCACCGAGGAGACGGTGCCGGCGGAGGCGGTCGAGGTCGGCGACGTGGTGATCGTCCGGCCCGGCGAGCGGATCCCGACCGACGGCGTGGTCCGCGCCGGCGAGAGCGCCGTCAATCAGGCGCCGATCACCGGCGAGAGCGTCCCGGTCGACCGCTCGACCGGCGACGAGGTCTACGCCGGCACGATCGCAGAGTCGGGCTACCTCGAGGTCGAGGCGACCAGCGAGGCCGGGGAGTCGACGATCGCTCGCATCGTCCGACTGGTCGAGGACGCGGAACGCGAGCGGACCAAGCGCGAGCAGTTCGTCGACCGGTTCGCCGACGTCTACACGCCCATCGTCGTCGTGCTGGCAGTCGCGGTCGCCGTCGGGCCGCCGCTTGTCGTCGGCGCGTCGTGGAACACGTGGTTCCTCCGCGGGCTGACCCTGCTGGTGATCGCCTGCCCCTGCGCGTTCGTCATCAGCACGCCCGTCAGCGTCGTCTCGGGGGTCACGAGCGCCGCGCGCAACGGCGTGTTGATCAAGGGCGGCCGGCACCTCGAAGCGGTCGGCGAGAGCGACGTGCTCGCCGTCGACAAGACCGGGACGCTCACCGAGGGCGACCTCTCGGTGACCGACGTCATCCCGCTCGAGGGGGCCGACGAGGAGACCGTCCTCCGGCGGGCCGCGGCCGTCGAACGGCGGAGCGAGCACCCCGTCGCCCGGTCGATCGTCGGCCACGCCGAGGAGCGCGGGATCGACGTCGACGCCCGCGAGGTGGCGGAGTTCGAGGCGCTGACCGGCGAGGGCGTGCGCGCCGACGTCGACGGCCTCGCCCACTACGTCGGGAAGCCGGACCTGTTCGAGGGGCTTGCGGACCTCGAACACGTCCACGCGACGACCGACGGCGGCGTGGCCCTCGAGGAGATGGGGTACGGCACGCGCTCGCAGTGCGACCGCGAGGGCTGTGTGGACGTCCTCTCCGAGGTCGTCCCCGACCTCGAAGCCGAGGGGAAGACCGTCGTGGTCGTCGGCACCGAGGACGGCCCCATCGGCGTCGTCGGCGTGGCCGACCGGGTCCGCCCGGAGGCCGAGTGGGCCGTCTCGCGGCTCCACGAGGCGGGCGTCCGCGTCGTGATGCTCACCGGCGACAACGAGGGGACCGCCCGCGCCATCGCCGAGCGCGTCGGGATCGAGGAGTACCACGCCGAACTGCTCCCCGAGGAGAAACTCGAGTGGATCAGCCGGCTCGAAGCCGACGAAGAGGACGGCGGCGTCACGATGGTCGGCGACGGCATCAACGACGCGCCCGCGCTCGCGACCGCCACCGTCGGCGTCGCGATGGGCGCGGCGGGGACCGACACGGCCCTCGAAACCGCCGACGTCGCGCTGATGAGCGACGACCTCACGCGGCTGCCGTACCTCTACGACCTCTCGCGGCGGGCCAACGGCGTCATCCGCCAGAACATCTGGTCGAGCCTCGCCGTGAAGGCCGTACTCGCCGCGGGCGCGCCGATCGGCCTCGTGACGGTGATCCACGCGGTCGTCATCGGCGACATGGGGATGAGCCTCGGCGTCACGGGCAACGCGATGCGCCTCTCGCGGGTCGAACCGGAGACGCCCGAGGATCCGGAGTAG
- a CDS encoding helix-turn-helix domain-containing protein: MREFVFALEYDPGTNPVADVLEAHPDTTVRSLSCHVTPESLWRVDHATGSRAALEALEEAYRDATYCADCLVRDDCGADCEAQVLDRSGEELVVYTYWARTDVCTSVPHLALEHLGEGLLFETYREGRRYRWRIVLADDAPVHAFFDALGEEVGECAGMEILRLTDLDPDREATAADDPLPGEQRAALRAAVERGYYETPRRIHLSELAEELEVPRSTLSYRLRRAEAELARAFVRGDDPLDRVAPGG, from the coding sequence ATGAGGGAGTTCGTCTTCGCCCTGGAGTACGACCCCGGGACGAACCCGGTCGCGGACGTGCTCGAGGCCCACCCCGACACGACGGTGCGCTCGCTGTCGTGTCACGTCACGCCCGAGAGCCTCTGGCGGGTCGACCACGCGACCGGGTCGCGGGCGGCCCTCGAAGCCCTCGAAGAGGCGTACCGCGACGCGACCTACTGCGCGGACTGTCTCGTCCGCGACGACTGCGGCGCCGACTGCGAGGCGCAGGTGCTCGACCGCTCCGGCGAGGAACTCGTCGTCTACACCTACTGGGCGCGCACGGACGTCTGCACGTCGGTCCCCCACCTCGCGCTGGAGCACCTCGGCGAGGGGTTGCTGTTCGAGACCTACCGCGAGGGGCGACGCTACCGCTGGCGGATCGTCCTCGCCGACGACGCGCCGGTCCACGCGTTCTTCGACGCCCTCGGCGAGGAGGTCGGCGAGTGCGCGGGGATGGAGATACTGCGGTTGACCGACCTCGACCCGGACCGCGAGGCGACCGCCGCCGACGACCCGCTCCCGGGCGAGCAGCGGGCCGCGCTCCGGGCCGCGGTCGAGCGCGGCTACTACGAGACGCCGCGACGGATCCACCTCTCGGAACTCGCCGAGGAACTGGAAGTGCCGCGGTCGACGCTCTCCTACCGGCTTCGGCGGGCCGAGGCCGAACTCGCGCGGGCGTTCGTCCGCGGCGACGATCCGCTCGACCGGGTCGCACCCGGGGGCTGA